The Sphingobacterium lactis sequence ATAAATTTATCTTATTCAGCAAACTGCAACATGCCAACTTTTCCTTTTAGGAAGCCAAGAGCAATTAGGAACCGGAAAATGTAAGGATTAAAAAAAAGAAAGTGCGCTCAAAGGGAGTCGAACCCCTAACCTTCTGATCCGTAGTCAGATGCTCTATCCAATTAAGCTATGAGCGCATTCTTTCAGGACTAATTGTCCTTTGAGGTGGGGCAAATATCGGTACTTTTTTATACTTTCCAAACGATTTTTCCGTTTTTTACTCATTTTAAAACTATATTTTGCATATCGTGTTGATATTTATATATTTAAAATTATGGCCGAACGTATAATTAAAAGCAATAAAATCAGAATTGGGGACATTTCCATCTCCTACTTCATCAAGAAAGCAACTGAAACGCCTGAAAAGACGATCATCTTCCTACATGGATTTCCATTCAACAAGAATATGTGGCGCGAGCAATTGGAGAGCCTGGAGGATAATATCACCGGAATTGCCATCGATATCCGTGGGCATGGCAACACGACCAAGGGACATGGCTACTTTTCGATCGATGTTTTTGCGAAAGACCTCGGGGTCTTTATCCGCAAACTGGAAATCGATAAGGCTGTTTTATGCGGCATCTCCATGGGCGGATACATCGCCCTGCGTGCCTATCAGCTGTTCCCGGAGAAGATTTCAGGATTGATATTATGTGACACCCATAGCAAAGCAGATGATGATGCTGGCAAACAAAAGCGTTTCGATGCCATCCAGGCGGTGCTTAACCACGGCAGAAGACCGTATGCCATCGGTTTTGTCAGCAATGTATTCGCCAAGAACAGTATCGAACGGAAACCAGAGGCTGTCGAGTTGATCAAGAGCAGTATCCGCCGGAACAGTATCGATTCGATATGCGCTACCCTGTTGGCCCTAGCCTCCAGGACAGATACCAGTTCGGTACTGAAGGACATCAAGGTGCCGACGCTGATTATCCGCGGTAAGGACGACAAAATAACACCGGAGGAGTTGATGCAGGAAATGGCGGATCAGATAAAAGGATCCACTTTCCATCAGATTGCCGACAGCGGACACCTGCCGAACATGGAACATCCTGAGGAGTTCAACCTGCACATGAATAAATTATTACAGGAAGTGAAGGCTAAATAGCGACCTTTTCCTTCCCTTTCTTCTTTAAAGCCTTTTTCTTGACGGAGCAATCCGGAACGACCTGATTTGTCAGCTCCATTCCCTTCTCGATCATGTAAGAGGCTTTATCATAATCCCACAGGCCCGCAATATTGTGCGGTACATTGATGACATAATCGGGCTTGTATAATTCAACGCTCAATTGGGTAAGCCTTCTCCGCATCAGGAAATAGGATTCCTGAAGCATGGAGAGCGCATTCAACCCCTTTCCCGGAACCACTGGCCCATAATCCTTGTCCGGCTTCCCGTCCAGATTGACCGCAACGATGATATTGCGACGCTTCCGGCGCACATAATTGATCGGCAGCGGATTCAAAACCCCGCCATCGACCAAATTCCAATCGTCACTCTCGATACTGGTAAATACTGCCGGGATAGCAATCGATGCGCGGATCGCTTTATAGACACTTCCCTTTTCAAAAACCATTTCCTTCTCGTTCAGCATATCGGTCGCAATTGCGCGAAATGGAAGACGCATATCCTCGATCGGTTTATCCGGGAAAATATCCTTTAAGGATTCGAAGACGCGCTGCCCTTTAAGCAAGCCAAACTTGAAATTGTTGAAATCCATCAGTTTGAAAACCTGCCGTCGGGTGAAACTGCGCATCCACTCCTCCAGATCATCCAGTTTCCCTTCAACATACGCCGCACCGATCAACGATCCTATGGAACAGCCGACTACTTCATCAATTTCATAACCCTTTTCCTCCAAACTGCGGATGACACCGATCTGAACCAAACCTCTGGCGCCCCCGCTCCCCAAAACCAAGGATACTTTACGCTTGCTTTTCAAAAAGTTCATGCCTAAAGTTAAGACTAATTTCCACATTCTTAATGTCATTTTGTTGTCTGTTTTATTTTCCGATTTGGAAGATATTATTATCGTTGTTACTTTTGCTAACACTGTTAACAAAACAACATGGGACTGACAGAAAGAAAGCAGAGACAACAGCAGGAATTGAAGGAACGCATCATCCAGAGTTCACGGGAAATCGTGGAAAATGAAGGATGGGCTGCGCTTTCCATTCGTAAGATTGCCGACGCCATCGAGTATTCTGTCCCGGTTATCTACAAGCATTTCGAAAACAAAGAAGCCATTGCTTCCTATTTCGTGATCGAGGGATTTGAGATTCTGGAAGCTAAAATCACGGCCGAGGTGAATCGGGAAGCCAATGCCGCTTCGCAGATCAAATCCATGGCAAAGGCCTATTGGTTTTTTGCTGTGGAAAATCCGAAGCACTATGAGATTATGTTCGGATTAGGCATCCCTTCCTGTGAAATGACGGTGGAATCCATGGAAATCAAGGCGGTTTCCGATAGCATGCTGGCCATCATTGACACCGCTATTGCCGAAAGTGGAAAAAAAGGAATCGATCGGTACCTTAAACTCCGGACCCTATGGTCCATTCTGCACGGGATTGTTGCACTGGAATTGCTGCAGGTAGAAAACAGACCCAATGTGTGCCCTTCCGAAGTTTTGAAGGACGCCATGGATGGCTATGTAAAATCAATTTTATTATAATACAAATACAACAACACATATCAGATGAACTTATTACAAGACTTACAATGGAGATACGCTACTAAAAAAATGACTGGCGCTCCTGTAGACCAAGAAAAAGTTGACTACATCACTGAGGCTGCGCGCTTAGCCCCTACCTCATCAGGTCTTCATCCATTCAAGATCATTGAAATCAGCAACCCAGATATTAAAAAGGAAATTCAACCGCTTGCCTATAACCAATCGCAAATTGTTGACGCATCACACCTTTTGATCTTTGCAGCATACGATGAATATACACAAGAACGTGTTGATTCCGTATTCCAACAACAAGCGGAAGAACGCAACTTGCCGCATGGTTTCGCAGATGACTATAAGAACAGTTTATTTGCTCGTTTTCAACAGCAGACCAAGGATCAACATTTTGAGCATGCTGCCCGCCAAGCCTATATTGGTTTTGGATTGGCCATTGCCGCAGCGGCAGAACAACGTATTGACGCGACCCCGATGGAAGGATTCGACAATGCTGCTCTTGACCAATACTTAGGATTGAACGAACTGGGTCTTCGCTCGGTAACCATCCTGGCACTGGGCCACAGAGACACGGAGAATGACTGGTTGGTGAACCTGAAAAAGGTGCGCATTGCCAAAGAAAACTTCATCATCAACAAATAGTTTTAGTTGAATTCCTATATAAACAAAGAGAGCCTTCCTTTCGGAAAAGCTCTCTTTTTTGTATTGTTTCACTGCTGTTCCTTAAGAAGTAACAGTGCGCTCGATCTTCACATCTTCTTTCGGCATGGCCGCCAAATAAATATTCGCTCCAGGAATGAGGAAATACCAACGGTTGATGCCGGCATCCTGCAACCTGCGAAAGCCAAGGGCTAACATCGGAAGGAAGGTAACCCCTACCAAAGCATATTTTAACCATTCTGGACCGATACGGTTACCAACAATGCTCAGTGCGAAGTAACCCAGCCACACGAACCCATAGAAGTACCAAAATTCGCGTAGTGATGACTTACCTGAAAACTTAAACATATTCCTGAATGGATCGATGATGTAGTTCATAATTTTAAAAAGCTTTAGCGGTTAATAATTTGTTGAATTAAAAATACAAAAAAATATCGTTTATTTAAACAACCTCTTCCAAATTATTTTATTTTGAGGCAAAATTAGTATTTTGAATTTCAATGCACATAAATACCATGACATCAAAAGAAAAAATGAAAGCCGGTGAGCCCTATATAGCCAGTGGCGACGAACTGTTCAAGGAAAGACAACATGCGAAGGTGGAACTCCAGAAATTCAATGGCATGGATCCCACCAAGATCAAGGCCAGGAACAAGATCTTAAAGCAGCTGCTCGGAAAAACAGGACAACGATTCTTTTTTGAACCGCCATTTCTTTGCGATTATGGCTACAACATTGAAGTTGGCGAGAATTTCTACGCGAATTACAACCTGACGATCCTGGACTGTGCCAAAGTCAGCATAGGTGATGATGTCATGATCGCTCCGAATGTTAGCCTATTCACGGCAGGGCATCCCGTGGATGCGGAACTGCGTGTTGCCGGTTGGGAATTTGCCCTTCCGATAACCATCGGGAATAGGGTTTGGATAGGTGGACAAACCGTCATCAACCCCGGTGTTACCATCGGCGACAATACGGTAATCGGTTCCGGTTCTGTGGTCACCAAGGACATCCCCTCGAATGTGGTCGCCGCAGGGAATCCTTGCCGCGTTATTCGGGAAATCGGAGAACAGGACAAGATCTATTATGCGAAAGGTCGGAAATTTGACCTGCATGAGGAAAAATCATAAAATAAAAATACCTGAGGTGGGGAACCCCAGGTATTTTACCAAACCAATTATTAACCTAAATTATGAAATTATGAATTTACTATCTTAAACGTTTACTAAAACGCTTTATTATATTCCATTCCGAATTTTTTCACCATGCATATCCGGTAAAACAGATACCACCCTTCGTTCAAAAAATCCACCACATCCCAGGCAATCAGGAAATCCACCACATAATTTCCTAAGACCACAAATCCACACACTGTTCCTTTCGAGAAATTTTCTCTAAAAAATTATATTCTATAATTAAAATTATTCAATAAAATGGAATAATATTTAATAATATATTAATATTAGACCGTTCGAATTTTTAAATCCTAAAATTACTTTTGCCTGCAGTTAATTTAAGATTTATGAAAAAGCGTACAGCGTACAAATTTTATTTGCTGTCTGTGCTGATGACCCTCACCTTCAGTTCTTGCGAAAAGGAAAAGGAAATAGCCATCGGTACCAGGCAGGAAAACCAAAGGCTCTATGATGTTCAATACGGCACAGGCCTACGGAGAGAGATGGATGTTTTCCTTCACGAGGACAGATCCAGCGACAAACCATTCATTATTTTCCTGCACGGCGGATCCTGGGAATACGGCAACAAGCTCCTTCTATCGGGGATGCAGGAAAATGTACTCAAAAAGGGGTACTCTTCAGCTTCCATCAATTATTCGTTCGTCAACCTGACAACGGATTACAAAAAACTAATGGATGATGTCCACGCCTCAATTAATCAGATCCAGAAAAACGCATCCAACTGGAACATTCGTCCGAACCAATACATCCTGGTCGGCCATAGTGCTGGCGCGCACCTTTCCCTCCTTTACGCCTACAACTACCAGCGAAAAGGTGAAGTGAAAGGCGTAGTTTCCCTAGCGGGTCCAACGGACTTTTCCGATGAAAAATTGGTATTGGAGATGGTCAAAAAGAACCATCCATTGATTAAGCAGATTGAATTGATGGCAGGCATCGGCATTAGCCGTCTTTTCCCACTGCCAGTTCCGGAGCAATTCATCAACGCAAGTCCATTGCACAACATCGAAAATCCGATTCCTACCCTCCTTATCCATGGTACTGAAGATAAAACAGTGGATATCTCACAGAGTGTAGCACTTTCCAAGGTGCTTACCGAGAAAAAAATAGCGAACGAATTCATCAAATTGGAATCCGCCAGCCATATGTTGGGTCTATTTGAGACCGAGGATAAATACAACCTTACAAACCTGTTAATCAATTGGGTAGAAAAAAACAATTAATCATGAGTGCACTAAAAACCAGTTTATTACTTTCCTTTTTCATTATCCTTTCTGGGATTTCCTATGCCCAGAGCATCAAATTATCCGGCAGGATTACCGATATCCAAGGCAATCCCCTTCCGGAGGCAAACGTAAAAATCAAACCGGCACAGGCGAAATCCGATGCCAATGGACAATATAGCCTTGCTGTTCCCGCTATCGGGCAATATGAGGTGGAGGTTATCCTTATGGGTTTCGAAAAGATCAACCAATCCATCACGGTTCAAGGTGATAACCAGGCCCTTGATTTCAAATTGTTACCTGCGGATTATCAGATCCAAGAGGTGATGATCAGTACGCAGAAAAGGGTGCAGAACAAGATCGATGTGCCGATCACGATCGATGTACTTGGTGGCCAAAAGCTGAACAAGTTAAATCTCCAGGAGCTGAACGAATTGTCAGCTTTCACACCAGGTGTCCAATTGGAAATCCAGAGCGCTAACAATCCGGCATTCGCTATCCGTGGTATCACTTCGGACAACTTGGATCCTCGCTCCCAACCACGCGTTTCCCTATCGATGGATGCCGTTTCCATTTCCCGTCCATCGCTCGCCGTTGCGGAGCTGTACGACATGGAGCGTGTTGAGATTGCCAAAGGTCCACAGGGGACATTATTGGGTCGCTCCGCGCAGATCGGCGCCATCAACCTGATCCGCAAAAAACCAGTGAAGGATCAATTGGTAGATTTTAAAGCACAGTACGGTAACTACAACAAACGCCTTATCAATGGTATGTACAACTACGGTTCTGAAACATCAGCTTTTGCGAACCGTTTTGCATTCGCTTACAATGCACAAGATGGCTTTGTCAAGAACCTTTCCGGCGGAAGATTAAATGGCAAGAACACGCTTGCATTCCGTAACTCCAGTCGTTTTTTCCTGAAGAATGACGGGACAATGGACTTGGTACTGAGCTACCAGCGCGACGATGCACCAGGGACCTCTTTCAAGAGCGGTGTATGGAGACCGAAGAATGGTGACCTGAAGCCATCCACCTTTGCCGACCTAGACAGAGGCAAGGATTTGGGAATCGAACGGGATGTGTACAGTGCGACTTTCCTTCAGGATCACAAACTCTCCGACACTTGGACGTTATCTACGGTAACGGGCTTTAACCGCTACTTCGCTCGCGAAAACTTTGACGCAGACGGAACAGCAGCGCCAGTTTTAAATCCTACGGATCGCTCATACGGCAATCAGTTCTCGCAAGAATTGCGCTTGAACTATGATAAAGGTTCGAAATTCAATGGATTTGTCGGCCTAAATTATTTCTTCGAGAACTCCAAAGAGCATGTAAACCTAAGGGTCAATGAACAATATCTGTTCCCGGCTTTTGTTTCAGGTCAGATCAGTGACCAAATTATTCAACAGTTACCCAGTGTGTTGAAAATGATTCCTGCCGCTGAAAAATTGAACATCGCTCAATATGGCGGATTGATCAATCCAGCGGTGAACAGATTGTTCCCGTCACAGTCCCCATTATTGCTCAACGGTGTTCCACAACCGACGACTACGCTCCCAAATCTATACAAGATTTTTGCGCAGGAGTTGAGTTCATTCAACATTATGCCTTTTATTCCAGAGCAATATCGCGGCATAGCAAACTGGATGATTCCAAACGGTTTAATCAGTCCAGAGGTATTGGAAGGCTTAGTGGGTACGTATGCGCCGGAACAAGCAGAGTTGCTCAACAGCATCTCCTCAGCGCCATTGAACCCAAACCACAATGAATCGTACAGCATGATCGGAAAGACCCATTCCTTTGATATCTTCATGGATGGAACCTATTCCCTGACCGAGAAATTAAAACTTACTGCCGGTATCCGCGGTACCTACGAGCGTATCACGGGTGCTTACCAATCGCAGGAAACGACAGACCCAAGCATCATCGCGCAGTTCAGGAACAAGAACAACAACTTGCTTTCGCCCGTTGCCAATGAATGGATTACCGAGTTCAAGGACTATGTCTCCTATGTTGGCCGTTTGGCGATGAACTATAAGTTCCACCCTTCCCACAACGTCTATGCTACGGTTTCGAAAGGCCGTAGACCTCCGGTATTGTATGTATGGCCAGGTGCTAGCAAAAACCTGAAACCTGAAATCGTATGGAACTATGAATTGGGCGTTAAAGGGGTGCACAACAATATCCTTTCGTACTCCCTAGCCGGATATTACTACGATTGGTCCAGCTTCCAGACCACCCGTTTGGTCCCTGTTGATGGGGTAATCGGTTTGCAGCAGGTTGCTGAAGATGCCGGAAAGGCGAGATCTTTTGGTGTGGAATCAAGCGTGGAATACCAGATTATGAAGTTCATGAACATCTACGGAAATTACGCTTTTGTGGACGCGAAATTCAATGACAAGGATTCCGATGGAAATACGCAATTGTATTCCGGAAACACCTTCAGAATGACGCCAAAGCACAGCTTTACCGTTGGAATGGACATCACACAGATGATCGACGAGAAAAAACAGATCTACTTCAGACCGAATTACAGCTATAAATCAAAAGTCTATTTTGAGGATGACAACCGCGAATACCTCTCCCAAAAAGGGTACGCCATCATGAATGCAACAGTAGGTATTAAATTTTTCAGTACGGCTAAGAGAACCATGGATATCTCCCTATTCGGAAAGAATATCTTGGATCAGAAATTCATCATGGACGCTGGAAACTCAGGTGATAATATCGGTTTGCCAACCTTCGTGGCAGGCGCGAGAGGAACCTACGGTGTATCACTTGGTGTAAGTCTATAATCATGAAGCGTATATTTTATTTTTTATTGATCACCCTGGCCTTCATCGGCATTCCGTTAATTGTCTTCTACCTTTGGGCAAGTTCCGGAACATCGGAGGAAAGTGCTATTAGCGGGATAAAACAGCTTCCGAACACGGCACAACGCACCGAATTCCCTGGGGACTCCACGGTCAGCATCATGACCTATAATATCGGTTACCTGAGCGGCATGACGAACAACCTTTCCGTTAAGGCCAACAAGGAGTTCCATGACGCCAATATGGCCGTCATGAAAGATTATCTAAAGGGAAACCAGCCGGACATCATTGCATTCCAGGAGATCGACTACGGGTCGAAGCGCAGCTTTGAAACCGACCAGGAGCAGGAAATCGCACAGGGCATTTACCCGTTTGCCGCAAGAGCGGTGAACTGGAACAAAAATTACCTTCCCTTTCCGCACTGGCCAATTTCGGTGCATTTCCGAAAGGTCATCTCCGGACAATCGGTCATTTCCAAGTTCCCGATTACAGAGCAACAAATCGATACGCTATCCCGCGTGCAGGACGAACCCTTCTATTACAGGGATTTCTACCTGAACCGTTTGGCACAGATCTGTACCCTAAAGGTAGGGAACCAGCAGATCATGGTCATCAATGTTCACCTAGAAGCTTTTGATCGCGATACCCGTCAGATTCACTCGGAAAGAGTCTTGAAATTATTTCAGGATTATAGCCAGAAATTCCCAACCATCATTGTGGGGGATTTCAACAGCGACCCGAATGAGGACGAATCAACGATTAGGTCTTTCTTTGATCAGGGTATTGCATCGGCAGCAGTACAGGGAGATATAAATCTCTTTACCTACCCTGCCGACAAACCCGATGTTCGGATAGACTATATTTTTTACAGTCCGCATTTCGAACTGTTGGAAAGTAAAGTTGTAAAAGAAGTGGGTGATATCTCAGATCATTTGCCCGTATATGCGAAGCTGAAACTAAAGCCTTTTTAAACAACAATTTCATATGATCTCTAGGGGGCCGTCAGCATGACGGCCCCCTTTATTTGTAACTGATTTTTATGAAGACAAATTAGGCAATTAGGGTACCTTGTCTGAGGTGCTTCCGAGGTGAGAGCGTGGTCAGAGCGTGGTGAGAGCGTGTCTATGGATGGGCTCCACCACGCTCTCACCTCGAACGGAATACGCTAGGACCTCAGACAAGGTCCCTCCATGCCCTATGGCAAATAGCCGCAGATTTTAATAAAGTTCACCTAGAACTGCATAGGATCAATAAATTACGAATATGGAAATGTGAGAGCGTGGGGTAGGAATCAAAATTTTAATAATGACAAATTAAAATTGCGGATTCGAAGGCAAAACCAGCGGATTGTTTTTGAATTTTAAAAAAAGAAAATTGATTTGAATTTTGAGGGCAATCGAGGTGTTATTTGATTGTAATATAGGTAATTAAAATGGTGTGTAAAAATTTATCGAGATTTTTCTTACTGTTAAAAACAACTAGTTTATGCTATCGGAAGCAGTGATGATATCCTTTTCAACTATTCATTTGCTATTGTGCCTGCCCACGTCCGAAACACATTTTCAAATAGCCCAAAAACAAAAATACCCGGAGCGGAGAACTCCAGGTATTTTACCAAACCAATTATTAACCTAAATATTTTCTATTTATCTAGATACCCTATAAACGAGAATATTTTAGGAATATTACACTGATTTAATAATTTTTTTAAATTAAATTAGCAAAAACAGCTAACTTAATTGATTTTCAGCAATTTATAAATTAAAAAAATATTAACTTCCTGAAATTACGTCAACAACTTTATCCGATATTTTGGTAATATCCGATTTTAAGCCGACCATAATGCTGAGGACATGTACGGGCATATCCTGCATCTTGCGGAAGTTCCGGAGGTAACCAACCTCCATCCCTAGGAAGAAACCTTTGAATTTATAATCCGATCCGATTCCGACCTTAACACCGGGAGAGATGGAATATTTATAATCCAATTCGACAATCTTTTCGTTGGCCATATCCTGTGCCCGGGGTTCGACATTTAAGATTCCTGCCGGACCGAAATACGCATAGGAGTTTAACCGTTGCATCTGTCTGCGCATACCGCCTGCCAAACTCAAGGCATACATGGTTGCGCGCGCATTTTTCAACACGCGATTATATTGGCTATCCTCAAACTGTTGGTCGTAACCGAAGCTCATGGTGTACAGCGTAGGCTGCAGATAATACTTTGGATTCTTCAAGGAAATATCCAATCCCAAACTACCCGTGAATAGTTTTGGAGACAGCACCTTGTTTGTTTTCCCCAATGGGAACGAAAGTCCTGTTCCACCAAAATAGTAGACCTTTTTATAGTGTATTGTATCCGCACCCGTTTGGGCAGATGAGGTAGAAATAACGATAAAAAATAAAGATAAAAGTACTATGTTTTTCATGGGCACCGCGTGTATTATTGTTTAACAATAATAACCATTAAAATGTTTCCGAATTAGCTAAATACTATGGATTATAAAAAATTTTTCGCCTGTGGCCCATGATTGAAAAGAAGATCCACAGCACTTAGGTTTGACCGAAAGCCATTGTTTTCTTCGAAAAGTTGGTAATAGGGTTTCGCAGGGTTCTGCAGAGGGTTCGATTTCGGACGGAACACATTGCGGTAATCCATCTCCCCTTCCGCATATTGATAGCTATCCGTAAACGAGATATCGCGTTTCAATTTCAACATCTTCAGCATCATTTCCAGCTGTTGCACATTGAAGTCCAACAGGAATTCGAATTTCTTCTCGAAGAATGGCGCGAAATCATCTTCATAATATTCAAAATAGGGCGAACTGCGGTAAGCAGTCTGCAAGCTCAACCAGTGCAGGCGCTGCCAAGGGTGATCGTAATTGATGCGGATATCCTTCATCGGCACGTGCATGCGCTTGCCGTGAACCGTCGGTACGATCAGGTCAAGTGTGCCATTGGCCGTAGCGATCTTTGCGCGGGTACGGAAAGTTTGTTTCGGAAAATTCTCAAACTGCTCGATCAATATCGGTTCCTCATGATTCTTAATCACATGGAAGTAACTGATATTGGGCAAAAATAACGCTGGTAATAGGATTCCTTTGGACATAAACAATTATTCACTTCAATTTCTCCGCAAAAATAACTTTATTTGGGGATATTTATAATCTATCGGCAGGAGCATGAAGGAAAAATTGGTTTATGGGCTATTGTATCTGATCTCACTATTGCCGTTCTGGTGCCTATACCTGCTCTCCGACTTCCTATTTTTCCTGATCTATTACGTCATCGGCTACCGAAAAAAGGTCGTTTTCGACAACCTTCGGAAATCTTTTCCTGAGAAATCCGAAGCAGAAATCAAGGATATTGCCTACAAATTCTACCGATACTTTCCGGATCTATTGGTGGAATCGGTAAAAATGGCCAGTATTTCGAAAGATGAAGTGATCAAGCGCATTGAATTGATCAATCCGGAGGAGGTCTATCAGTATACGGAACAGGGAAAGGGCGTTATCGGCGTGACCTCGCATTATGGCAATTGGGAATTGGGCATCCATCGGATTTCCATTATGATGGACGTTCCGGAGCTCATCATCTACAAACCCCTGAATAATAAAATCTTCAACGAAGTGCACAATACCATCAGGACGCGCTTTGGGGCGACGATGGTTCCCATGAAGCAGATCCTCCGGCATATTATAAAATTGAAAAATGAGCCGCATATTAGTATGTTTGTAGCGGATCAGACACCGACCTACCAAGATTCGGATTATTTCATGGAATTCTTGAACCAGGAGGCCTTGGTTTATACAGGTACGGAGCGGATTGCTCGCCTGACCAAGTTTCCGGTGGTGTTTTGTGAAATACGGAGAAAAAAGAAAAGGGGCTACTATTCCTGCAGGTTTACGACCTTGGTGGAAAACCCCGATGATTTTCCAGAACATGAGATCACGCATATCCACAACCGTTTTACGGAGCAGGTCATCCGCGAGGAGCCGCAATATTGGCTGTGGTCGCATCGACGCTGGAAACGAAAAAGAAGAAATTAAATGAGTGCATTACCTAAAGTTGCGGTCGTTATCCTGAACTGGAACGGAAAGTATTTCCTGGAGAAATTCCTGCCTTCAGTGTTTAACAGCACCTACCCGAATATAGAATTTATTATTGGAGACAATGGCTCCACGGATGACTCCGTGCAATACGTAACGGATAATTTCCCGATGTTCAAGATCTTGCGGAATACGGAGAACCTCGGTTTTGCCGGTGGCTACAATGAAATCCTGAAACGCGTGGATGCCGATTATTATATCCTGCTGAATTCGGATGTTGAAGTATCCGAAGGATGGATCGAGCCTGTTATTGCGCAAATGGAAAAGGACCCGCTATTGGTGGCCTGCCAACCGAAAATCCAGGCTTTCCACACCAAAGGTGAGTTTG is a genomic window containing:
- a CDS encoding TetR/AcrR family transcriptional regulator, which codes for MGLTERKQRQQQELKERIIQSSREIVENEGWAALSIRKIADAIEYSVPVIYKHFENKEAIASYFVIEGFEILEAKITAEVNREANAASQIKSMAKAYWFFAVENPKHYEIMFGLGIPSCEMTVESMEIKAVSDSMLAIIDTAIAESGKKGIDRYLKLRTLWSILHGIVALELLQVENRPNVCPSEVLKDAMDGYVKSILL
- a CDS encoding patatin-like phospholipase family protein — encoded protein: MNFLKSKRKVSLVLGSGGARGLVQIGVIRSLEEKGYEIDEVVGCSIGSLIGAAYVEGKLDDLEEWMRSFTRRQVFKLMDFNNFKFGLLKGQRVFESLKDIFPDKPIEDMRLPFRAIATDMLNEKEMVFEKGSVYKAIRASIAIPAVFTSIESDDWNLVDGGVLNPLPINYVRRKRRNIIVAVNLDGKPDKDYGPVVPGKGLNALSMLQESYFLMRRRLTQLSVELYKPDYVINVPHNIAGLWDYDKASYMIEKGMELTNQVVPDCSVKKKALKKKGKEKVAI
- a CDS encoding DUF805 domain-containing protein, which produces MNYIIDPFRNMFKFSGKSSLREFWYFYGFVWLGYFALSIVGNRIGPEWLKYALVGVTFLPMLALGFRRLQDAGINRWYFLIPGANIYLAAMPKEDVKIERTVTS
- a CDS encoding TonB-dependent receptor, whose translation is MSALKTSLLLSFFIILSGISYAQSIKLSGRITDIQGNPLPEANVKIKPAQAKSDANGQYSLAVPAIGQYEVEVILMGFEKINQSITVQGDNQALDFKLLPADYQIQEVMISTQKRVQNKIDVPITIDVLGGQKLNKLNLQELNELSAFTPGVQLEIQSANNPAFAIRGITSDNLDPRSQPRVSLSMDAVSISRPSLAVAELYDMERVEIAKGPQGTLLGRSAQIGAINLIRKKPVKDQLVDFKAQYGNYNKRLINGMYNYGSETSAFANRFAFAYNAQDGFVKNLSGGRLNGKNTLAFRNSSRFFLKNDGTMDLVLSYQRDDAPGTSFKSGVWRPKNGDLKPSTFADLDRGKDLGIERDVYSATFLQDHKLSDTWTLSTVTGFNRYFARENFDADGTAAPVLNPTDRSYGNQFSQELRLNYDKGSKFNGFVGLNYFFENSKEHVNLRVNEQYLFPAFVSGQISDQIIQQLPSVLKMIPAAEKLNIAQYGGLINPAVNRLFPSQSPLLLNGVPQPTTTLPNLYKIFAQELSSFNIMPFIPEQYRGIANWMIPNGLISPEVLEGLVGTYAPEQAELLNSISSAPLNPNHNESYSMIGKTHSFDIFMDGTYSLTEKLKLTAGIRGTYERITGAYQSQETTDPSIIAQFRNKNNNLLSPVANEWITEFKDYVSYVGRLAMNYKFHPSHNVYATVSKGRRPPVLYVWPGASKNLKPEIVWNYELGVKGVHNNILSYSLAGYYYDWSSFQTTRLVPVDGVIGLQQVAEDAGKARSFGVESSVEYQIMKFMNIYGNYAFVDAKFNDKDSDGNTQLYSGNTFRMTPKHSFTVGMDITQMIDEKKQIYFRPNYSYKSKVYFEDDNREYLSQKGYAIMNATVGIKFFSTAKRTMDISLFGKNILDQKFIMDAGNSGDNIGLPTFVAGARGTYGVSLGVSL
- a CDS encoding sugar O-acetyltransferase — its product is MTSKEKMKAGEPYIASGDELFKERQHAKVELQKFNGMDPTKIKARNKILKQLLGKTGQRFFFEPPFLCDYGYNIEVGENFYANYNLTILDCAKVSIGDDVMIAPNVSLFTAGHPVDAELRVAGWEFALPITIGNRVWIGGQTVINPGVTIGDNTVIGSGSVVTKDIPSNVVAAGNPCRVIREIGEQDKIYYAKGRKFDLHEEKS
- a CDS encoding nitroreductase family protein, with protein sequence MNLLQDLQWRYATKKMTGAPVDQEKVDYITEAARLAPTSSGLHPFKIIEISNPDIKKEIQPLAYNQSQIVDASHLLIFAAYDEYTQERVDSVFQQQAEERNLPHGFADDYKNSLFARFQQQTKDQHFEHAARQAYIGFGLAIAAAAEQRIDATPMEGFDNAALDQYLGLNELGLRSVTILALGHRDTENDWLVNLKKVRIAKENFIINK
- a CDS encoding alpha/beta fold hydrolase — encoded protein: MAERIIKSNKIRIGDISISYFIKKATETPEKTIIFLHGFPFNKNMWREQLESLEDNITGIAIDIRGHGNTTKGHGYFSIDVFAKDLGVFIRKLEIDKAVLCGISMGGYIALRAYQLFPEKISGLILCDTHSKADDDAGKQKRFDAIQAVLNHGRRPYAIGFVSNVFAKNSIERKPEAVELIKSSIRRNSIDSICATLLALASRTDTSSVLKDIKVPTLIIRGKDDKITPEELMQEMADQIKGSTFHQIADSGHLPNMEHPEEFNLHMNKLLQEVKAK
- a CDS encoding alpha/beta hydrolase → MKKRTAYKFYLLSVLMTLTFSSCEKEKEIAIGTRQENQRLYDVQYGTGLRREMDVFLHEDRSSDKPFIIFLHGGSWEYGNKLLLSGMQENVLKKGYSSASINYSFVNLTTDYKKLMDDVHASINQIQKNASNWNIRPNQYILVGHSAGAHLSLLYAYNYQRKGEVKGVVSLAGPTDFSDEKLVLEMVKKNHPLIKQIELMAGIGISRLFPLPVPEQFINASPLHNIENPIPTLLIHGTEDKTVDISQSVALSKVLTEKKIANEFIKLESASHMLGLFETEDKYNLTNLLINWVEKNN